One part of the Lycorma delicatula isolate Av1 chromosome 7, ASM4794821v1, whole genome shotgun sequence genome encodes these proteins:
- the pix gene encoding ATP-binding cassette sub-family E member 1 pix yields the protein MPRGSKATEETDKLTRIAIVNSDKCKPKRCRQECKKSCPVVRMGKLCIEVTSNDKLASISEELCIGCGICVKKCPFEAITIINLPSNLEKDTTHRYSQNSFKLHRLPIPRPGEVLGLVGTNGIGKSTALKILAGKQKPNLGRYTSPPDWTEILNHFRGSELQNYFTKILEDDLKALIKPQYVDQIPKAIRGTVQQLIDKKNERDNQRVICDLLDLEKILNRSIEDLSGGELQRFACAMVCIQDGDIFMFDEPSSYLDVKQRLRAAVTIRSLIQPDKFIIVVEHDLSVLDYLSDFICCLYGVPGAYGVVTMPFSVREGINIFLDGFVPTENLRFRDESLVFKVAESATEEEVKRMNHYEYPEMSKTMGDFKLHVKQGQFTDSEILVLLGENGTGKTTFIKLLAGQLKADDGSGDLPMLNISYKPQKISPKYIGQVRMLLHDKIKDAYVHPQFVTDVMKPMKIDDVMDQEVQNLSGGELQRVALALCLGKPADVYLIDEPSAYLDSEQRLVAAKVIKRFILHAKKTGFVVEHDFIMATYLSDRVIVFEGVASVNTTAHSPQSLLAGMNRFLELLGITFRRDPNNYRPRINKENSVKDTEQKRAGQYFFLED from the exons ATGCCACGAGGCAGTAAAGCCACAGAAGAAACTGACAAGTTAACTAGAATTGCTATTGTTAATTCTGATAAATGTAAACCCAAACGTTGCCGGCAAGAATGCAAAAAATCATGTCCTGTTGTTCGAATGGGAAAACTTTGTATAGAAGTGACATCAAATGATAAATTGGCATCTATATCTGAAGAACTTTGTATTGGTTGTGGTATTTGTGTTAAA aAATGTCCATTTGAAGCTATCACAATTATTAATTTGCCAAGTAATCTAGAAAAAGACACTACCCATCGTTATTCTCAAAACTCATTTAAATTGCATAGATTACCTATACCTCGTCCTGGTGAAGTGCTTGGTTTAGTTGGAACCAATGGAATTGGTAAATCAACTGCTTTGAAAATTCTTGCTGGTAAACAGAAGCCAAATCTGGGGCGTTATACA agtcCACCAGATTGGACAGAAATCTTAAATCACTTTCGTGGGTCAgaattacaaaactattttactaaaattcttgaAGATGATTTAAAAGCATTGATCAAACCGCAATATGTTGATCAAATTCCAAAAGCAATCAGAGGAACTGTGCAAcagttaattgataaaaaaaatgaaagagataacCAACGAGTCATCTGTGATCTATTag atttagagaaaattttaaatcgttcaaTAGAGGATTTATCTGGAGGAGAATTGCAAAGATTTGCTTGTGCAATGGTGTGCATTCAAGATGGAGATATATTTATGTTTGATGAACCATCAAGTTATCTTGATGTAAAACAGAGACTTAGAGCTGCTGTCACAATTCGTTCATTAATACAGCCTGATAA atttattattgtgGTAGAACATGATTTATCAGTGTTGGATTACTTATCAGATTTCATATGTTGTTTGTACGGTGTACCTGGTGCTTATGGTGTAGTTACTATGCCTTTCTCAGTTcgtgaag GTATCAATATATTCCTTGATGGTTTTGTGCCAACTGAAAATTTAAGATTCCGTGATGAATCTTTGGTATTTAAAGTGGCTGAAAGTGCTACAGAAGAAGAAGTAAAACGAATGAATCATTATGAATATCCAGAAATGTCAAAAACAATGGGTGACTTTAAATTACATGTTAAACAAGGCCAATTTACAGACAGTGAAATTCTTGTCTTGCTTGGTGAAAATGGCACGGGTAAAactacttttatcaaattattagcTGGTCAATTAAAAGCTGATGATGGCTCAG GTGATCTTCCaatgttaaatattagttataaaccTCAGAAGATTAGTCCTAAATATATAGGTCAAGTTCGCATGCTGTTACATGACAAGATTAAAGATGCTTATGTTCATCCACAG tttgttaCAGATGTAATGAAACCTATGAAGATTGATGATGTCATGGACCAAGAAGTACAAAACTTATCTGGGGGTGAATTACAACGTGTTGCTTTGGCATTATGTCTTGGTAAACCAGCTGATGTGTATCTAATAGATGAACCATCGGCTTACCTTGATTCCGAACAGCGTTTAGTTGCTGCTAAGGTTATTAAAAG GTTCATTTTACATGCCAAGAAAACTGGTTTTGTAGTAGAGCACGATTTTATTATGGCGACATATTTGTCCGATCGGGTTATTGTGTTCGAGGGTGTTGCATCTGTTAATACAACAGCACATTCACCACAATCTTTATTGGCTGGAATGAATAGATTTTTGGAACTACTTGGGATTACTTTTAGACGTGATCCAAATAACTATAGACCtcgtataaataaagaaaattctgttAAG gaTACAGAACAAAAACGAGCCGGTCAATACTTCTTTTTGGAAGATTAA